In Silene latifolia isolate original U9 population chromosome X, ASM4854445v1, whole genome shotgun sequence, the following proteins share a genomic window:
- the LOC141616826 gene encoding uncharacterized protein LOC141616826, translating into MAMNNEPRVYFLRSKTVCRGQELKYFCVPRKHPLCAKLPLIPKKRAAVGYAPPPIRLSDPVAAERQNQRIAERGIELLNLGASQYQLVRPLPSSGKFKSKALIYHANFEARRVDDPQAPNELFFLELVLGPGGMVKPISAYIVQSLGPSDSMTDNEDDDDWRCSMCKKERATHEKDTQPKGMGKKIRHPKNVKFNYDLYATEKVKV; encoded by the exons ATGGCGATGAACAATGAACCTCGAGTGTACTTCCTTCGTTCGAAGACTGTCTGTCGTGGTCAAGAATTGAAATACTTTTGCGTTCCTCGCAAACACCCACT TTGTGCTAAGCTGCCACTGATCCCTAAAAAGCGTGCTGCTGTTGGCTATGCACCTCCTCCTATTCGCCTGTCAGATCCAGTAGCCGCTGAAAGACAGAATCAAAGAATTGCAGAACGAGGCATAGAATTACTCAATCTAGGG GCTTCCCAGTATCAGCTTGTAAGACCTCTTCCTAGTAGCGGAAAGTTTAAATCAAAGGCTTTAATCTACCATGCTAACTTTGAGGCTAGGCGAGTGGATGATCCTCAGGCTCCGAACGAGCTTTTTTTTCTTGAACTTGTGTTAGGACCTGGTGGGATGGTGAAGCCTATATCTGCTTACATAGTTCAGAGCTTGGGGCCGAGCGATTCAATGACTG ACAACGAGGATGATGATGATTGGAGGTGCTCAATGTGCAAAAAAGAGAGAGCTACCCATGAAAAAGATACTCAGCCGAAAGGAATGGGCAAGAAGATTCGTCACCCTAAAAATGTCAAGTTTAATTATGACTTGTACGCGACAGAGAAGGTGAAAGTTTGA
- the LOC141620245 gene encoding uncharacterized protein LOC141620245, translating into MLEVANQFSVCRKTITDLWNIAKKRIESVKTTQHSTAEALGVSQSAIARWVADKTIESHTNAIKPQLNDKNKLDRLLFSLAQLHYDDVCKQVKFNDQSNVIHMDEKWFYLTKPSRRFYLSKGEKRPYRSIQSKKFIGKVMFMCAVARPKYGPNGEVLFDGKIGIWPFIVEVPAKRNSRNRVAGTMETKCIESVNKQVIKDMIIRIVVPAIKAKWTENESKHIIIQQDNARPHIKNSDPDFICKETKMDLNVLDLGFFRAIQSLQQRTNCYKLDKLVIEVNKAFANLEVIKLKYVFITLQACMLEVMKRKGGNDYPLPHMHKTKLAAAGMLPEYLTADIHLVNECIAYMNNVGDSFTITALVDAVNAHVNAFVVAVINDMNEPVAVMNQQVHQLLTLQNSRCSK; encoded by the exons ATGTTAGAGGTGGCAAATCAATTCAGTGTGTGCAGGAAAACCATCACAGATCTTTGGAATATAGCAAAGAAACGGATAGAATCGGTGAA GACCACTCAACATAGTACTGCAGAAGCTTTAGGAGTCAGCCAATCAGCTATTGCAAGATGGGTAGCAGATAAGACAATTGAgtctcacacaaatgcaatcaaaCCACAATTGAATGACAAAAACAAACTGGATAGGTTGCTTTTCTCTCTTGCACAACTACACTATGATGATGTATGTAAACAAGTGAAATTCAATGATCAAAGTAATGTTATTCACATGGATGAGAAATGGTTTTATTTAACCAAACCTAGTAGAAGGTTCTACTTATCTAAAGGAGAAAAGAGACCTTATAGAAGTATTCAGTCAAAAAAATTTATAGGAAAAGTCATGTTTATGTGTGCTGTTGCAAGGCCAAAGTATGGTCCAAATGGTGAAGTTCTTTTTGATGGTAAAATAGGCATATGGCCATTCATTGTTGAAGTACCAGCAAAAAGAAATTCAAGAAACAGAGTTGCAGGCACAATGGAAACTAAGTGCATTGAATCTGTTAACAAACAAGTAATTAAGGACATGATAATAAGAATTGTTGTTCCAGCAATTAAGGCAAAATGGACTGAAAATGAAAGCAAGCACATTATCATACAACAAGATAATGCACGCCCACACATCAAGAACTCAGACCCAGATTTCATCTGCAAAGAAACCAAGATGG ACTTGAATGTCTTGGATTTGGGGTTTTTCAGAGCAATACAATCACTTCAGCAAAGAACAAATTGTTACAAGTTAGATAAACTTGTTATTGAAGTTAATAAGGCATTTGCAAACCTAGAGGTTATTAAACTTAAGTATGTGTTCATAACACTACAGGCATGCATGTTAGAGGTCATGAAAAGGAAAGGAGGTAATGATTACCCATTGCCACACATGCACAAGACCAAACTAGCAGCTGCAGGCATGCTGCCTGAGTATTTAACTGCTGACATTCATTTGGTAAATGAATGTATAGCGTACATGAACAATGTAGGAGATAGTTTTACCATAACTGCTTTAGTTGATGCAGTGAATGCACATGTTAATGCTTTTGTTGTAGCTGTTATTAATGATATGAATGAGCCTGTTGCAGTAATGAACCAACAGGTGCATCAGTTATTGACCTTACAGAACAGCAGATGCAGTAAGTGA